DNA sequence from the Parasphingorhabdus cellanae genome:
GGCATCGGCCTGGTCGAATGGCTGACTATGGCCCGAGTGGTGCGCGGGCAGGTTATGGCGCTCAAGCAACGGCCTTTCATTTTGGCTGCAGAAGCGGCCGGTACTCCGCCGCTTACGATCATTTTAAAACATGTCTTACCGAATATCGCGGGCGTCGCGCTGGCCTATCTTATGCTCACTGTGCCGCAGGTGGTGATGGTCGAAAGTTTCTTGTCTTTCCTTGGTTTGGGCGTTCAGGAACCGCTGACATCGCTTGGTATATTGGTCAAGGAGGGCGCAGATGACATGGACATGACGCCGCTTGGACTGTTGTTGCCGGGTGGGCTATTGGTCCTGCTGCTGGTTTGTCTCACGATTGAAGGTGAGCGCCTGAGAGATATCTACTCGTGAGCGTTTATAAGATACGCGATATGGCCATTCGGATTGATGGGGAGCGGCTCGTCGAAGGCGTCAATCTGACGGTCGAAGCTGGAAAATGTACCGCGATTATTGGCGCTTCCGGCTCTGGGAAAAGCCTGTCCTGCCTGACGCCTTTTGGCCTTACACCGGGCGAAGCGCTGGGGTCCATCAGGCTCGACGGGATTGAGTTAACGCGCGCGGACGCACATCAAATGCATAAAGCACGCAGCCGGTTGACGGGATTTGTCTTTCAACAGCCATTGACGGCGCTGACCCCCCATTTAACCATCGGCGCTCAGCTTCAGGAAGCTGCTGCGCAAGCCGGACCACCGCGATTGTCCCGGCATGAACTTGCCCAAAAGCTTGAACGTGTCGGTTTGCCGCGCGCAGATGAAAGGCTAGATCAATTCCCGCATCGCCTATCGGGCGGTGAGCGGCAGCGGGTGATGATCGCTGCGGCAATTGCCCACCGGCCCAAATTGTTGATTGCTGATGAGCCCACCAGCGCCTTGGACGCTAGCTTGCGTGGGGAGATTATGGCGCTGCTTGATGAATTACGAGCAGAACAAGGCCTAGCGATGTTGCTCGTCAGCCATGATCTCGCTTCAGTGGAGGGGCATTCCGATGATCTCGTCGTGATGGATCAGGGCAAAATGGTTGAAAGCGGCACAACGACTGACATTATTGCCAATTCGCAGCAGGAATATACCAGGCGCCTGATGGCCGCGACGCCGCGTCTGGATGAACCTGCACCCGATCTGCCAGCGGTTGGAAACATACTGATGGAAACGGAAGCCGCCACGGTTGTGTTCCCTCGTCCAGGTTGGCGGCGAGGCAAGATAAAAGCGATCGTGGATGCAAGCATAACGGTGAGGGAAGGTGAGGCGGTGGCGATTGTCGGCGGGTCGGGGTCCGGTAAATCGACTTTGGGCAGAGCTATTGCGGGCATCGGCCCGCTGACATCCGGTACAGTTCGCTGGCAATCTAAGCTATTGCCGGAACGCCGCGCTCGCAGTCTTGCTATGCGCCGACTAATTCAACCTGTGTTTCAGGATCCGGTGGCAAGCCTCGATCCCCAGTGGAAAGTAGCGGATATCGTTGCCGAACCATTGAGGAATCTGAGACCAGATCTTTTGCGGTTGGATCGAAATAAAATGGTGGATGAAGCGCTTGATCATGTGGGGCTTGGCGCTGAATTCCTTGATCGGATGCCGGGCAGTCTGTCTGGCGGTCAGGCACAACGGGTGGCCATCGCTCGGGCTATTATAGCGAGCCCCCAACTGCTTGTTCTTGACGAAGCGACGTCGGCTTTGGATCCGCTGGTGGGTGCTTCTATTCTTAGATTGCTAGCGAAGCTGCAGCGAAGCCATAAACTCAGCATCATCTTTATAACACATGATATTGCCTCGGCCCGTCGGCTTTGCCATCGGATCATAGTATTGGATGAGGGGTGCATGGTTGAAGAGGGAGATATGGGGTCGGTGATTGATAGTCCAACCGCGGACAGTACGAAAAGACTGATTGCAGCGAGTTAGCTTAGTCCGACAAACAAAGGCCGCCCTGCCCCCAGAACGGCCTTTATTTTTGACGAACCCAATTGTGAATTCAAACCCGGTGGGTCTTAGAAGGATACGCCCAAGGTAAATACAACGGCACTATCGGTGAAATTATTGACCGAAGGCGCATCAGTATCTGTGTAAGCTACGCTCGCCGTCAGATTTTCGGTAATTGCCCAATCGGCTCCCAGTGTCCAATCGATATAATTATCATCGCCAAGGACGCCAACAGGATTGCCCAGCGATCCGTCGTTAATGCCGATATTGGCATTGAGCGAAATAGGTGTGTTTGGAATTCCACCGGAAACGCCGGTGTAGATATAGACATTGTCATTGTCGCCGAGGCTGGCTTGAGACCATGCATAAGCAATACCCGTTGTCAGTTCGACAGGACCAAGGGTTGTCGAAACAGAGGCGTAAGGTTCGAAATAGTCGCTTGGACCAGCAGCTCCGCCTTCACCATTGGGATAAACATAATAGAGCAAGCCGACATCAAGTGTCAGGCCGTCGGTGACATCGCCTGACCAGCCGCCATACAGGTCAAGCTCAGTGTGGCCGAATGTTGGACTGTCTTCGATCGAAGAAGCCCATGTGCCGATGTAGAATCCGCTTTCATGCGCGACATCAATACCGCCTTGAACTGCAATATCACCGTCTGAAAAAGACAGGCCGCGGAAGCGGTAATCCGATGTAAGCGCAGCATTGCCGGAAATGGTAATTCCGCTGCCTTCAACTTCTTGAGCCAGGGCTGGTACTGCTGTGCCAGCCAGTAAAATAGCTGAAAGACCGATTATCCCCGATTTGGTTTTTGAGCCTAGTGTGGCTTTTGTGGACGTGCGCATGAAAATCCCTTTCTGGTTGATGCGTATCGCCCCTCCTGGAATTTGTCTCGGTTGTCTTTTTATTGCGTCAGCGAGGCCAACGACAGACAATCTCAAAACATGCAGATAAAAGTTGCAGCATATTGCTGCGCTGCACAACAAAAAAATGACAGCAAAGATGACATATTTTGATAGTGTGGCAATCGAGCCACATGTGACTCGTTCGCTGCAGTCACGCCTGTTTAGGGCTTGTTAACTATGAGTATCTATCGCGGGATTATGTCGAAAATTGATTCCATCGAAAGAGCTAATGGAGAGGGCGATCCCTTTGCCGAGAGCTTTGCTCGGCTGAAGGCCGTCGAGTCGGTTGCCGGACTCGTTGCCAATATGGCTGGATCGGAAGAGATTGCTTCTTTCGAACTGACAGACTCTGCTTTAATGGAATCGGCCTATCGCAATAGCTTTCCAATGACCCAAAAGCGCTTTGATCGCGGATGTGATGATCTCGCGGCTATGGCGCAGACGGGAGCCAAGGCTTTGCTGGCGCTAAATTCCAAAGGCCGCAGCCGGACCGGCACCGCTGCTCAGCGATTAATGCGTGAAATTCAGATGTCGGGCCGCCAAACTTTGGATTTGCTTCGCAAATAAACGGTCATTCTGCAGACAGTTTAGCAGTTCCTTTGTCCGGAAGTGATTTGATATGAACATCGCGCTGCGGGAACGGGATTTCGATTTCATGTTCTTTAAACAGATCCCATACTCGTTTCAGGACCGCAGCTTTAAAATTACCAACGCCGGATTGCGGATCGTTTATCCAGCATCTGATTTCGAAATTCACGCTATTGTCACCGAATTCCATCATCCAGACCACCGGTTTGGGGTGATTTAGAACGCGCGGCACGTCGACACAGGCTTGCTTCATTAATTCAATAACATGATCCATATCGCTGTTATACGAAACACCGACCGGTACGCTTATCCGAACATTCTTGTTAGAATATGACCAATTTTCAACCTCGCGGGTCATTAGGTCTTCATTCGGGATAAGATGCTCTTTGCCCTCACGAGTCAAGACCGACACAGCGCGGACACCGATTTTGTTGACCCAGCCAAAACTGTCGCCGACCGCGATCACATCACCGGGCTTGATCGACCGGTCCATAAGCAAAATGATCCCCGCGATCAGGTTACCAATCGTTTTCTGCATCCCGAAACCAATGGCCAAACCGAAAGCACCGGAGAAGACGGCTAAAGCGGTGAGATCTATCCCAAGGACATCTAACCCGAGGACGAAGGCCGCGCCCAAAATGGCAACGGTGGCGAGTTTTTGCCCCAATACTTTCTGCGCGCCATCGAGTTGGCTGTTCGAGATCACATGACTGACGAGTTTCATCAGCACACGGGCAACCGCCAGCAGGATAACGGCGGTCATGATTGTCGTGACAACCGCCAGTAACGAAATACGGTGCGTGCCGACATCAATACCGACCCGCTCTAAGGCAATAGTGATACGGTCAATATTACCCACGAGGCCAAGGGCTGCGGATATAAACACCGTCAGCCCCATCACGGTGCCGAGCCAATCCGGCATGCGAACGCCCCGGATCAGATCATTGGTAAACAGACCCATGGTAATCGCGATAGTGAGGGCAAAGACCACTTGCGGGACAAGCTGCCAATCCCATATCGCCAAGAACAGGCCGCATAATATAAAGGTCGTCGCCCGCCGCGTCATATCGCGGATGCGGCGTCCGGCTAAGTCACTCTCATATCCAGCACGCGTTTCCCAGACATGGCGAAGTTTCGGTCCAATATATTTGCTGAGAAACCAGCCGGCGACCAGCGCTAAAGTCACCAGTCCGCCAGCCACTGCGCTCTCTATATATTGCACATTGCGCGGTGTATCCGGCGCCAGAGATTCTATGTAGCCGAGAATTTCTTCCATCATAAGACGCTGTTATAGTGTTCAAACGCTTTGGCAAGATCGGCGATTAAATCGTCCGGGTCTTCTAAACCAATATGCAGCCGCACGAGCGCGCCTGTCATCATCCAATCGGTGGCAGTCCGATATTTTCCGGGATCAACTGGCAGGGCCAGACTTTCAAACCCGCCCCAGCTATAGCCGATGCCAAAGAGCGTCAGCGCGTCGATAAAGGCCGCGCGGGATTTCTCATCGCCTTGACTAAGTTCAAAAGAGAATAGACCAGATGATCCCTTGAAATCGCGCTTCCAGATGTCATGGCCCGGACAACCAGCCAGAGCGGGATGCAAAACTTGCCCGACCTCAGGCCGGTCTTTGAGCCAATGAGCGACAGTCAGCGCCGATTGCTCATGTTGTTTCAGCCTGACTTCCAGTGTTCTGAGGCCACGGGCGGCAAGATAGGCATCATCTGGAGAAACAACCTGCCCCAATTGCTGCGCCGTGCGCCGGAGTCGTGTCCAATATCTTTCATGGGTTGTCGCTGCCCCCATCATTACATCGCTATGGCCGACAATATATTTGGTGGCTGCGACAATCGAAATGTCAACGCCATGTTCCAGTGCCGGAAAGAAACGAGATGTGGCCCAAGTGTTATCCAGGAAAGTCACGATGCGAGCTTCTTTAGCCATAGCACAGATCGCTGGGATATCTTGTACCTCGAAGGTCAAGCTGCCGGGACTTTCGAGTAATATGGCCTTGGTCTTGTCCGTTAACAGCGCGCCAATATCTGCACCAATTAATGGGTCATAATAACGGGCGGTGATGCCCATAGGTTTCAGGAAAGCATCAGCATAGTTACGGCTAGGGTCATAACTGCTGTCGGTCAGTAAAATTTCATCGCCGGGTTTGAGGATTGCCAGCATAGCGCAAGCTATCGCGGCTACACCGGAAGGATAGAGCATGGTTCCAACGGCTCCCGGCTCCATCTCCGTCAACGCTTCGGCAAGAGACCATTGGGTAGGCGACCCGCGGCGGCCGTAGAAAAATCGACCGTCTTCGTTATTTCCGATGCCTGCTCGCAAATCCGCTACACTGTCATAAAGGTGGGTACTTGCGCGCCAGACCGGCGGATTGACAACCGCTTCGGTCCATTCCTTGCGTCTGCCGCCAGTAACAATCTGCGTCGCCGGTTTATGACTGGATTGGTCTTCTCTATTGGCCAATGTTATTTCCGTTAGCCCTGAGCCTGTCGAAGGGCGCTGCTAGACTGGAGACGGGCTTCGACAGGCTCAGCCCTAACGGTGAAAGCAGACGTACTTTCTCAGGCGGTTGCTTTGGGCGTGTCTGCGTCGGCACCCCATTCAGACCAACTGCCGTCATAAAGAGCTATTTTATCACCACCGGCTACAGCCGCAGCAAAGGACACAACGGCCGCTGTCATACCGGACCCACAGGTCGTAACCACTGGTTTGGCAAGGTCGACACCGACACCGTCGAACAATGCTTTTATTTCATCGGCGCTTTGCCAAGTACCATCAGCATTGAAAAAGTCGCTATGCGGAATGTTGACCGAACCGGGAATGCTGCCGGAAACAATACCGGGACGCGGATCTTCCTCCGCACCGGAGAAACGTCCCGCCGGGCGAGCGTCGACTACCTGCTCATCCTTGCTGTGCAGGTTTGCCAGCATGTCGGCTTTCGTACGGACGTCTTTATCATCTTTCCAGACTGTGAAGTGACGATGACGCAATGCTTCTTTGCCAGTTTCAAGCGGACGCCCTTCGGCTTTCCATTTGGCAATACCGCCGTCCAATATTGCGACCTCATGTGCGCCAAATATCGTCAGCATCCACCATGCGCGCGCGGCGCTTTTCAGCGGACTGTCATCGTAAAGCACGATACGGCTGCCATCACCGAGACCGAGCGATTGCATACGGCTGGCAAATTTTTCTGGCGGTGGAAGCATATTTTCAACTGGGTTACCGGTGTCTGTAAGCTCGCCCAGGTCCATAAACACAGCGCCGGGAATATGGCCCGCTTCATATTCGGCGGCCGGATCGCGTCCGGCATCGGGCATGAATTTGGTGGCATCAACTATACGCAAATCTGATGCGCCCAGTTCATTCGCAAGCCAGTCAGTGGTTACCAGCAGTTCCATTTTATGCTCCTTGTGCAAGCGGGCGATCACTTCGCCTCTGCGTCCATATGCCAACGTTTATCGATTCGTGTTCAAGCCGTCGAGGCTATATTGCATTGGAGATGGAATCCACAGCTTATGTGGCTTTTCGGCAAATGATTGAATTACAACCGTTCCAGAAAGGCTTTTGCGCTGGCGCGAAGCTGTTTCTGGACGTCGGAATCCATTTTATTCCACGTGCGATAGGGCATTGCCAAGCGGTTATTATCGGCAAGCTTGTCCTCGTTTCGCGCAAGAAAATCCCAGTAAAGCGCGTTGAATGGGCAGGCTTCGTCGCCGGTGCGCTGTTTCACGTCATAAGCGCAAGATGCACAATGATCGGACATTTTGTTTATATAATTGCCCGACGAGGCGTATGGCTTTGAGGCGATAATTCCACCATCACCAAATTGGCTCATCCCCAATGTATTGGGGAGTTCGACCCACTCATAAGCATCAGCATAAACTTCCAGGTACCATTCATGAACCGCGTGGGGATCAATCCCTGCAATTAGTGCAAAATTGCCCGTGATCATAAGCCGCTGGATATGATGGGCATAAGCAAGGTCTAGTGTCTGTCCTATTGCTTCCGACAAACATAGCATGTCGGTCTCGCCGTTATAATAAAAATCGGGAAGAGGATGTTGGGCATCCAGAAAATTTCGCTGTGCATAGTCTGGCCCTTCGCGCCAATAGATACCGCGGACATATTCACGCCAGCCGATTATCTGACGAATGAAACCCTCAGCGGCGTTAAGAGGCACCTTGCCACCCGCATATAGATCGGCCACTTCCTGGCAGAGAGCTAGTGGATCAAGCAGGCCGCTATTGAGATAGGGTGAAAGGATAGAATGCCAGAGGAACGGCTCACCGGTCAGCATGGCATCCTGATAATCGCCAAATTGGGCAAGGGCATGGTCCAGAAACTTACGCCGTTGGCGCAACGCTTCCTCATGGGTCACGGCGAAATGAAATTGCTCGAGTGAACCGGGATGGTCTGCAAATCTCTCTGTGACCAAATCAATCACGTCCTGCGTAATTTGGTCCGGTTGAAAGCGGATTGGTTGCGGCATCATCAAGTCGCTTTTCGCGGGCTTGCGATTTTCCGCGTCATAATTCCATTTTCCGCCTTCCGGTTTGCCATCCTTGTCCAGCAACAATCCTGTCTTGCGGCGCATCTCGCGATAGAAAAACTCCATCCGCAGTTGCTTTTTGCCTTCTGCCCAATGTTCAAATTCCTGATGGGTGGCGATAAAGCGCTGATCGGGGCAGATGGTAACCGGAACATCAAACTGGTCTTCCCAGTTTTCAATCATCGCCATGACCCGCCATTCGCCAGCTTCGGTAATGCGAATAGATTCGATGTCGTGCCGTTCGCAAGCGCGGGCGACTTCGCCGGTAAAGCTGCCGCTATTATCGGTATCATCGAGCGCCACATAATCAACGGTCCAGCCGCGTTCGCGCAATGCTGAGGCATGGTGCCGCATGGCCGAAAATATGTAGGCAATCTTGGCTTTGTGATGTTTTACGTAGGTGGCTTCGGCTTCGACCTCCATCATCAATAGAACAGATGTATCGGGCTGTTGATCAGTAAGGGACGAGATATCCAATGATAGTTGGTCACCAAGTATTGGAATGAGCGTTTTCTTAGACATCTTGTCGCTATCGCACGCTTGGCGATGAAAGACAGTCTGTGCTTTGGTGCATTTTGCAAATGGGTTTCAGATGTTTAGCGGCCGCTGTCCCACCGGACTGAAATTCCGTGGGCCGAGATCAAGTCGAAATGGTGCCATTTTTGGTCGCCGGGGCTCATATTCCCGGCCGATGATGAATGACGCTGCTTGCCGGTATTCGACATTGCTCTGATCGGCATACACGACACCAAAACGGGCCAAGGGAATGAAAAGCGCCTGTGATTTGAAGGTGATCGGACGGATAGCATTGAGCGGCAGGCGTATATCGCCGGTGAGAGAGATAGTTTCTCCTACAGCCAGATTTTCAATCTTGTGCAGTGGTTCGCCTGTTTCAATATCGCCATTCCTGGCGTTTTCAGAATCAGCCTGCATCATCGTGCCGGAAAGGTGGATGTCGTGCAACGACTGATCCGATTGGTTGGTCAGTGTTATGGTATAATTGAGTACTGCGTTGAGCAACGTGGATGAGGCGCTATTGGCGGCTAGATCAATCTGTAGATAATCTGTTGCGCCCGGTTTCCGGTCCGGCTTTGGAGCTATCGGTGGACCTTTAGCGGCTGTTGGCAGTGGTTTGGGTACGGCGCCAATTTTTGATGTTACAAATCCGTTCGACGATAGCGGGTTTGGCTTTTCGGGTTCCGAAGGATTGGGCGGTGAATAGATTTTCGGTGCGGGTTTATGAGGTTTAGATGCAGGAATGGAGTCCGTCGCGGTCAATAGTTCCGGGTCATCCGTAATCTCTTCTTCCTGCGAGGGCATGACGGTCTTACGCCGCCAGAAATAGGCACCCAATCCGCTCAGCAGAAGCAAGACTATTCCGCCGACAGCATAGTGTAAGATGGTCCCACCAGAACTTATTTCCGGAGATGCCTCTGATACAGTCTTTGGCGCTGATGGGTTGGATGGCATAGTTTGACGGGGCAGTTCCGTGGAAAAGCCTGGCTGCGGCTGGTCACTATCAATTGCTGGACGGTTCACCGATGGCGCAGCGACCGCTGGATCGCCAGCCGGACGACGCGTTGGTGTAGCCGTTGGTGGATTAGTGACAGGCGCGCTGGTGCGAGGACTGCCGGATAGTGCAGGGCCAGTTGGTGTTGGACGGGTCTGGCCACCAATTGTGGGAGCATCAACAGGGGATATAGGGGCCGGTTGGGCTGCAGGTTGCGTGCCAGGCAGGGCGCTGCCCGACGGCGGAGCAGCTTGCGGCGCTGGCCCATTTTCCTCCGTAGGTCCCTCGGCTTGACCATCAGCTGGATTTTGGCCTTCACCTGGCGGGAGAGAATAGTCGCTGACCGAAGGTAGTTCCGGTGGTGGATCTGGTGGCAATTGCCTCGGTACGGCTTGGCCCTGTGCGGAAGGTATCGCAGCGATAGACAGACCAAGCGTTCCGGCAATCACCATTGCCAGCGATTTTACGCGCATCATTCGTCCCATGTGATTTATCGTCATCGCCCTTTTTAACCCTGACCTGCTTTTTGCCGCCTCATTCGCTGAACCATCAATGAATATCGGGGCAGGGATGACATGAGCCGCCTCGTGCATTAGATGATCTGCATGACAAATGATGACACGCAAAAATCCACTCCACGTTTCCTTGGTCAGGACAGCGCTCTGCCGACCTCGCCCGAAGACGCAATCCTGGATTATGTTCCGAACCCGCGGACTGGAGAGCTTTATCTAACGCGCTTTGCAGTGCCCGAATTTACCTCGCTTTGCCCAGTGACCGCGCAGCCAGATTTTGCCCATTTGGTAATCGACTACGCACCCGATAAGACCATCGTGGAATCCAAATCGTTAAAATTGTTTCTGGGGTCTTTCCGGAACCATGCCGCTTTCCACGAGGATTGTACTGTGGGGATCGCTCATCGTCTGTTCACCGAAATGAAGCCGAAATGGCTGCGCATCGGCGGTTACTGGTATCCGCGTGGTGGTATTCCGATCGATGTATTCTGGCAATCCGGCGAGCCGCCCAAGGGTTTGTGGATCCCCGATCAGGGCGTAGCCTCTTATCGGGGGCGCGGCTAATGGCGCATAAATTATACGCTGCACCACTATCGCTCTATTCCGGAAAGGCCCGAGCCTATCTTGATTGGAAGGATGTGGATTACGAAGAAGTGTTGTCTTCGGGAGAAGTTTACAAGGATATTATCGTTCCCAAAGTGGGTCGTCCTGTCATCCCGGTAATCGACACGGATGACGGCCACACTATTCAGGACACGACCTGTATTATCGATCATTTCGAGGCGGTCGTCCCCGGTCCTTCGGTTTATCCTGACACACCGAAGCAGCGGTTGGTGGCTTTGTTGCTCGAAACTTTTGGCGATGAATGGCTGGTTATCCCGGCTATGCATTATCGCTGGAATTATAATGAGGAGTGGGTTTACGGCGAGTTTGGTGCCACCGCAGCTCCTGATGCAACCAGCGAGGAACAGCTGGCTCTTGGCCGAGAGCGAGGTGCGAATTTCAAAGGGTTTTGTCCGATTTTGGGGATTAACCCGCATACTATTCCAGCCATTGAAGCGAGTTACGAAGCTCTATTGGCTGATCTTGATGTGCATTTTGCTGCCCATGATTATCTCTTGGGTTCGCGGCCTTCTATTGGCGACTATGGCTTGATTGGACCGCTTTATGCGCATCTTTATCGCGACCCGGCATCGGGCGAGATCATGAAGCGCTTGGCGCCGCGCGTTGCGACTTGGGTGGAACGCATGGTCAACGTGAAAACGCCTTTGTCCGGGGAGTTTCTGCCCGATGATGAGGTTCCGGAAAGCTTGTTTCCCGTTTTGAACCGAATGATGAGGGAGCAGATGCCGTTTCTTCAAACGACCGCTCATATGCTTGATGCTTGGGCCAAGGACAACGAGGGGGCTGAGATACCGCGTGCGTTGGGTATGGCGGACTTCACGGTTGAGGGCGTGACCGCCCAACGCATTGCGCCGCCGTTTAGTTTGTGGATGTTGCGGCGGGCGCTCGACTATTATGCGGGCTTGGCGGAAGCTCACAAAAGTGCCGTGGATAGCATGTTGTCATCTGTTGACGGCGCTGACGGTTTCCAACAGTTTCAGCACGGCCGCAGGCTGGTGTTTGAGAAGTTCAAGCTGGCGCTGGCTTAGTTTACATAGCTGTGCATCAATTACCTGAATCCGCAAACCATAAAGCCTCGCAGCGTTGAACATAGGGTGCGAAGTTGGCGTGTGACTTGGCTGCGTCCAGGAGCGGCCCCGGCAGTTTTTCAATGAGACTGTTGGCGATGATCGGATAGGCGACGGCGTCCAAGCTGCTGGGTTGATCGCCGAACATGAAGGCTTGCTTGCCCAATTGTGCTGATAGTGCTGCTAGATCAGCCGCGCCAAAGGCGTAGATGTCTTCCACCGTGTGACGCCCGAGACCTTGAGCCTGGAGACCCGTCTTAACCTGTTTTTGGGCAATAATCGGCACGAGATTGCGGATGACCGGCGGCATGCTTCCGAACCAGAAATTCCTGATGATTGGCCAGTTATGGTTGTCAATCCAGCGGCTATAGAGTGTCACCCAATAGAGCCGTTCTTCAATCATCCGGGCCATGGCGTGAGAGGTCGCCCGCTGTTCCGTCGTCAGACCGGCGTGAAAATCGACATCATATTTGCTTTCAAGATGCCTCTGGATCAACGCAGTATCGGCAATTTCAGTACCACCATCGATAAGGAACGGCAGTTTCCCCTTGGGTGCCTTGCGGGGATCGTCCATGATTTCCGACGCATATTCGACGCCAGCCATTTTCAGAAGAATCTCGCCCTTCATGCAAAAGGGGCTGGGATTTGGTACGCTAAAACCCGATTGAAACTGCATATATTTGATCGACACCTTATGTCTCCCCGCCATTTTTCCCGAGAGTGCTTTATCATAAAATATTGTGTCTATTCGCCACTATATTGCACCGATATGTCGCTTTTTTGCTTTTGCTCTATCAATCACGCACCGCTAACATTATTGTTAGCATCATGAGCAGCGTTCCCCACCACTATAATATTGCCATAGAGCCGGATGATATCGACTTCATGGGCCATGTGAACAATGCCAATTATCTGAAATGGGTGCAGGATGCTGTGGTGGCCCATTGGGAGAAAATTGCGCCATCAGAAGCGGTTGCTACCCATCTCTGGGTCGCGCTGAAACATGAAATAACCTACCGAAAACCAGCGTTTCTTGAGGATGATGTC
Encoded proteins:
- a CDS encoding TorF family putative porin, yielding MRTSTKATLGSKTKSGIIGLSAILLAGTAVPALAQEVEGSGITISGNAALTSDYRFRGLSFSDGDIAVQGGIDVAHESGFYIGTWASSIEDSPTFGHTELDLYGGWSGDVTDGLTLDVGLLYYVYPNGEGGAAGPSDYFEPYASVSTTLGPVELTTGIAYAWSQASLGDNDNVYIYTGVSGGIPNTPISLNANIGINDGSLGNPVGVLGDDNYIDWTLGADWAITENLTASVAYTDTDAPSVNNFTDSAVVFTLGVSF
- a CDS encoding ATP-binding cassette domain-containing protein; translated protein: MAIRIDGERLVEGVNLTVEAGKCTAIIGASGSGKSLSCLTPFGLTPGEALGSIRLDGIELTRADAHQMHKARSRLTGFVFQQPLTALTPHLTIGAQLQEAAAQAGPPRLSRHELAQKLERVGLPRADERLDQFPHRLSGGERQRVMIAAAIAHRPKLLIADEPTSALDASLRGEIMALLDELRAEQGLAMLLVSHDLASVEGHSDDLVVMDQGKMVESGTTTDIIANSQQEYTRRLMAATPRLDEPAPDLPAVGNILMETEAATVVFPRPGWRRGKIKAIVDASITVREGEAVAIVGGSGSGKSTLGRAIAGIGPLTSGTVRWQSKLLPERRARSLAMRRLIQPVFQDPVASLDPQWKVADIVAEPLRNLRPDLLRLDRNKMVDEALDHVGLGAEFLDRMPGSLSGGQAQRVAIARAIIASPQLLVLDEATSALDPLVGASILRLLAKLQRSHKLSIIFITHDIASARRLCHRIIVLDEGCMVEEGDMGSVIDSPTADSTKRLIAAS
- the sseA gene encoding 3-mercaptopyruvate sulfurtransferase, whose amino-acid sequence is MELLVTTDWLANELGASDLRIVDATKFMPDAGRDPAAEYEAGHIPGAVFMDLGELTDTGNPVENMLPPPEKFASRMQSLGLGDGSRIVLYDDSPLKSAARAWWMLTIFGAHEVAILDGGIAKWKAEGRPLETGKEALRHRHFTVWKDDKDVRTKADMLANLHSKDEQVVDARPAGRFSGAEEDPRPGIVSGSIPGSVNIPHSDFFNADGTWQSADEIKALFDGVGVDLAKPVVTTCGSGMTAAVVSFAAAVAGGDKIALYDGSWSEWGADADTPKATA
- a CDS encoding mechanosensitive ion channel family protein — translated: MMEEILGYIESLAPDTPRNVQYIESAVAGGLVTLALVAGWFLSKYIGPKLRHVWETRAGYESDLAGRRIRDMTRRATTFILCGLFLAIWDWQLVPQVVFALTIAITMGLFTNDLIRGVRMPDWLGTVMGLTVFISAALGLVGNIDRITIALERVGIDVGTHRISLLAVVTTIMTAVILLAVARVLMKLVSHVISNSQLDGAQKVLGQKLATVAILGAAFVLGLDVLGIDLTALAVFSGAFGLAIGFGMQKTIGNLIAGIILLMDRSIKPGDVIAVGDSFGWVNKIGVRAVSVLTREGKEHLIPNEDLMTREVENWSYSNKNVRISVPVGVSYNSDMDHVIELMKQACVDVPRVLNHPKPVVWMMEFGDNSVNFEIRCWINDPQSGVGNFKAAVLKRVWDLFKEHEIEIPFPQRDVHIKSLPDKGTAKLSAE
- a CDS encoding cryptochrome/photolyase family protein, which codes for MSKKTLIPILGDQLSLDISSLTDQQPDTSVLLMMEVEAEATYVKHHKAKIAYIFSAMRHHASALRERGWTVDYVALDDTDNSGSFTGEVARACERHDIESIRITEAGEWRVMAMIENWEDQFDVPVTICPDQRFIATHQEFEHWAEGKKQLRMEFFYREMRRKTGLLLDKDGKPEGGKWNYDAENRKPAKSDLMMPQPIRFQPDQITQDVIDLVTERFADHPGSLEQFHFAVTHEEALRQRRKFLDHALAQFGDYQDAMLTGEPFLWHSILSPYLNSGLLDPLALCQEVADLYAGGKVPLNAAEGFIRQIIGWREYVRGIYWREGPDYAQRNFLDAQHPLPDFYYNGETDMLCLSEAIGQTLDLAYAHHIQRLMITGNFALIAGIDPHAVHEWYLEVYADAYEWVELPNTLGMSQFGDGGIIASKPYASSGNYINKMSDHCASCAYDVKQRTGDEACPFNALYWDFLARNEDKLADNNRLAMPYRTWNKMDSDVQKQLRASAKAFLERL
- the metC gene encoding cystathionine beta-lyase; its protein translation is MANREDQSSHKPATQIVTGGRRKEWTEAVVNPPVWRASTHLYDSVADLRAGIGNNEDGRFFYGRRGSPTQWSLAEALTEMEPGAVGTMLYPSGVAAIACAMLAILKPGDEILLTDSSYDPSRNYADAFLKPMGITARYYDPLIGADIGALLTDKTKAILLESPGSLTFEVQDIPAICAMAKEARIVTFLDNTWATSRFFPALEHGVDISIVAATKYIVGHSDVMMGAATTHERYWTRLRRTAQQLGQVVSPDDAYLAARGLRTLEVRLKQHEQSALTVAHWLKDRPEVGQVLHPALAGCPGHDIWKRDFKGSSGLFSFELSQGDEKSRAAFIDALTLFGIGYSWGGFESLALPVDPGKYRTATDWMMTGALVRLHIGLEDPDDLIADLAKAFEHYNSVL
- the queF gene encoding preQ(1) synthase, with amino-acid sequence MTNDDTQKSTPRFLGQDSALPTSPEDAILDYVPNPRTGELYLTRFAVPEFTSLCPVTAQPDFAHLVIDYAPDKTIVESKSLKLFLGSFRNHAAFHEDCTVGIAHRLFTEMKPKWLRIGGYWYPRGGIPIDVFWQSGEPPKGLWIPDQGVASYRGRG